One Burkholderia sp. 9120 genomic window, GTTGCGCTGCGCCGCCCGTTGCGCGTATCCGGCTCATGTCCCGCGATGCCCGGAAACGCCGGCGCGCCCAGGTCCGCGAGGATCGCGAGCGCGAAGGCATCGAGTACCGCGGGATTGGTCGCGGTTTGCCAGGTCGCGTTCAACGCGTCGGCCGGAGCGCCCGCCAGTCCCTTGTTGAAGTGCAACGTGACGGACCAGCGCCGGCTGCTCTGCACCAGCGTGTCGGCGAGGTCGCCGCGCCGTGCGGGCGCCAGCAGCGCGGCCGGCAGCCAGGTCGAGGTGTAGCCGTACAGGTACTGGCCGGCTTCGATCAGGTTGTCCGTCCAGAAGACGTTGCCTGGGTCGGCGCCCGGGCGGTCGTCGACCGTTAGCGCGTCAGGGACGTGTTGCGCGAGGAAGGTCGGGTCCCAGAAGTGCCGCGCCGAGGCGGTCAGCACCTGGGGCGGTGTGGTCGTGCAGGCATGCTCGCCGTTCGCGACCCAATCGAAGAACGGCTGCCAGACGCGCATAGCGGTGTCGCGATCAAGCCCCTGGAACACCATCGAAATGCGCAGCGTATTGTCGCTGCGGAACGCCACCGTCTCGCCCCAATGCGGATTGATCAGACTGGCCGCGCTGAACGCGATGAACTCGCCCACCAGCGCGCGGAATGCCGTCTCCGACGACGCCTTCACCGTCGCGTTCACGACACCCACCAGATCGGGCAGTTCGTGCGTGCGCAACGTCAACTGCGTCACGACGCCGAAGCTTCCGCCACCGCCGCCTTTCAATGCCCAGAACAGATCCGGGTGCGTGCAGGCATTCACCGTGCGCACCACGCCGTCGGCCGTCACGATTTCGGCTTGCAGCAAACCGGCGGCCGCCGAGCCGAACCGCTTCGAAAAGCTGCCGAAGCCGCCGCTCTGCACCAGCCCGGCGACGCCGACCGTCAGGCAGCCGCCGCCTTGCACATAGCGCCCGCTTTGTGCGCTGACAGCGGCATAGACATGCCCCCACAGCGCGCCGGCGCCGATCGTAACCGCAGTCTCCGGTTTGACACGCCCTGCGCAACCGTCCGGGACGAAAGCGTCGTGCGAGGTGATGCCGCGCATGGCGTGCGTCCAGACCATCAGCGAATCGGCCGCGTTCGAGGTGCCCTGATAACTATGGCCGCCGCCTTTGACCACCAGCCGCAGGCGATGCCTACGCGCGAAGTCGACGGCGCTCGCAATGTCTTGCGCTTCGCCCGCTGCGACGACGTACGCGCTCGGCGCGGAGGTCCACGCGTCGAGCCAACCGCAGGTCTGCGTTAGCGCCGGGGTATCGCCGATATAGAAGGGGTTTTTAAGTCGCTTGAATTCGTCCGCGCACGCCTGGCTCGCGGGCGATTCGGCGCATACCGCGAGCGGGGAGCGAACCACGCTCAAGCGCCCGTTCACGGCCGCATTCAGTTGTTGCCAGGCGTCCGTGGAAGGCCACGCTGGATCGCCGGGTCGCACGCGACGCAGTGTCGGACCGGCTGCTTCGCTCGCCTCACTTGCCTCGATCGTCGTGTCGGCCTGCGCATTGGCCGGCCCCTGTGCGAGCGGTTGCGGTTGCGGTTGCGGTTGCGCCAACGCTCGCCAGTTCGCACCGAACCATGGCGCGGCGAGTGCGCCTTTGAGCAGAGTCCGCCGGTCGAATGCGCACATACGCTTGCCTGTCTCCCGAATGGCCGCGCTGCGCAACGCCCCGTGGCGCGGCATCAGGTGAATGCTTTACGCTGCGGTGTGATCGAACCGCATGCCCGTTCCGGCCGATAAAACGGTCGAAGGATAGTAGCCGCGAACCCCCGCATCCGCTACTACGAGAACGCGCGTTACCGCGCCGCCGATGCGATAAATGGCGCTAGACTACCGCCGGATCGAACCACCAAAATCGCACAATTATCCGGAGCGCATCGATGCCTTACGTTCTCTACTATTCGCCCGGCGCGGCCAGCATGGCGGTGCATTGGATGCTGATCGAACTGGGCGTCGCATTCGAAGCCCGCCTCGTCGATATCGATATCGGCAAGCAGCGCGAACCGGACTATCTGCGGCTCAAT contains:
- a CDS encoding FAD-binding oxidoreductase; translation: MCAFDRRTLLKGALAAPWFGANWRALAQPQPQPQPLAQGPANAQADTTIEASEASEAAGPTLRRVRPGDPAWPSTDAWQQLNAAVNGRLSVVRSPLAVCAESPASQACADEFKRLKNPFYIGDTPALTQTCGWLDAWTSAPSAYVVAAGEAQDIASAVDFARRHRLRLVVKGGGHSYQGTSNAADSLMVWTHAMRGITSHDAFVPDGCAGRVKPETAVTIGAGALWGHVYAAVSAQSGRYVQGGGCLTVGVAGLVQSGGFGSFSKRFGSAAAGLLQAEIVTADGVVRTVNACTHPDLFWALKGGGGGSFGVVTQLTLRTHELPDLVGVVNATVKASSETAFRALVGEFIAFSAASLINPHWGETVAFRSDNTLRISMVFQGLDRDTAMRVWQPFFDWVANGEHACTTTPPQVLTASARHFWDPTFLAQHVPDALTVDDRPGADPGNVFWTDNLIEAGQYLYGYTSTWLPAALLAPARRGDLADTLVQSSRRWSVTLHFNKGLAGAPADALNATWQTATNPAVLDAFALAILADLGAPAFPGIAGHEPDTRNGRRSATSIAQATQILRTIVPDPGTYLSESDFFESDWQRAYWGNHHARLAAVKRQYDPDGLFFVHHGVGSEEWSADGMTRVDAART